From Candidatus Brocadiaceae bacterium, the proteins below share one genomic window:
- a CDS encoding antibiotic biosynthesis monooxygenase — protein sequence MNLITVVAKIKAKQGAEEKVREELLKLIAPTLLEEGCIDYDLHQDYTDASLFFFYEKWESEFHLEKHLQSHHIDACFETLDGLVDQLEVNRLTKIR from the coding sequence ATGAACCTCATTACCGTTGTCGCAAAAATCAAGGCGAAGCAGGGAGCTGAAGAAAAAGTGCGGGAAGAGCTCTTGAAACTAATCGCCCCCACGCTTTTAGAAGAGGGATGCATAGACTATGATTTACATCAGGACTACACAGATGCTTCACTCTTTTTCTTTTATGAAAAATGGGAAAGCGAATTTCATCTGGAGAAGCATTTACAGTCTCATCATATCGATGCCTGCTTTGAAACGCTGGATGGCCTTGTCGATCAGTTGGAGGTAAATCGCCTTACAAAAATCAGGTAG
- a CDS encoding MBL fold metallo-hydrolase codes for MITNLIFRRFTVGGYPINGYLVADPETQIGAFIDPGGFNDEIEAFIKERQISLQYLFFTHGHWDHTEGIPEFTRRYQVRGYAGKGEVSAAEHALEGGETLEVGRIPFQALSTPGHTPHGISYYGPGCVFTGDALFCGSVGGTGSPKDYQRQVEHIRTQIFTLPEETLVFPAHGPMSTVGVEKYTNPFCQ; via the coding sequence ATGATTACGAATTTGATATTCAGGCGTTTTACCGTGGGGGGCTACCCGATCAACGGTTATCTGGTAGCGGACCCCGAGACCCAAATCGGCGCATTTATAGACCCCGGCGGTTTCAATGATGAGATTGAGGCCTTTATCAAGGAGAGGCAGATATCACTGCAGTATCTCTTCTTTACGCATGGCCATTGGGATCACACCGAAGGGATTCCTGAATTTACCCGCCGCTATCAGGTTCGTGGTTATGCCGGCAAGGGCGAGGTCAGCGCCGCCGAGCATGCGTTAGAGGGCGGAGAAACGCTTGAGGTCGGAAGGATACCATTCCAAGCCCTGTCAACACCCGGACACACGCCCCATGGCATCTCATATTACGGACCCGGTTGCGTGTTTACGGGGGACGCCCTTTTTTGCGGGTCGGTCGGGGGGACCGGTTCTCCGAAAGATTATCAGCGCCAGGTCGAACATATCCGCACACAAATCTTTACCCTGCCTGAAGAGACCCTGGTCTTTCCTGCTCATGGGCCCATGAGCACGGTGGGCGTGGAAAAATACACCAATCCCTTTTGCCAGTAA
- a CDS encoding S8 family serine peptidase, whose amino-acid sequence MPTVYFGTKDEPGFDLEQSDDLIAVRTRSGRSITRATGPVATPLSAELEDGKLVAAYPEAGVEVYRVAVDRGARSLTDRKTTLRASSDVRFAGGVLVDPVTKEPVLYTENLFIKFTDTVDPDDCVAVLRDAGLTVKNEVSYATNAYFVAAPEGTGQKVFAIAANLLKREDIEYCHPELIRPRARKGIFPQQWHLKKTAVSGVVVDAHANVEAAHEITRGEDVTIAIIDDGVDIDHTEFSGSGKVVAPRDASLQTNDPRPKDPFGSGPEDGENHGTACAGVACANGSNGASGVAPKARLIPIRLSSGLGSQREAEAFTWAADNGADVISCSWGPPDGRWWNQNDPRHHQAFPLPASTKLAIDYAVNNGRSGKGCVVLFAAGNGNESVDNDGYASYSKVIAVAACNDRGARSVYSDFGAAVWCAFPSSDFGHAPFNHPDPLTPGIWTTDRSGNDGYNVGNAAGGDVAGDYTNSFGGTSSSCPGAAGVAALVLSVNPNLRWHEVKDIFRRACNMIDPQGGGYDTSGHSLKYGYGRLNARTAVELAIPQPQSGVTISRTFEAPIPDLQTVSFTLNVADNTPVETLTVAVDLKHTYIGDLVITLQPPANTGVNPVMLHNRVGGSTKNLKKTYDVATTPALAAFSGKNCQGAWILQIQDAAAHDFGLLVSFSLGLSFTHQDFSPRVPEPKTEK is encoded by the coding sequence ATGCCCACCGTGTATTTTGGAACTAAAGACGAACCAGGTTTTGACTTGGAACAAAGCGACGACCTGATTGCTGTTCGCACGCGCAGCGGACGTTCAATTACAAGGGCCACTGGACCAGTGGCTACCCCATTATCAGCAGAACTGGAGGACGGCAAGCTTGTTGCCGCTTACCCTGAAGCCGGGGTCGAGGTGTACCGCGTGGCGGTAGATCGAGGGGCGCGGTCTTTAACCGATCGCAAGACTACTTTACGGGCTTCATCAGATGTGCGTTTTGCCGGCGGCGTGTTGGTTGATCCGGTCACCAAAGAGCCTGTGCTGTACACCGAAAATCTGTTTATCAAGTTCACCGATACGGTTGACCCTGATGATTGCGTCGCGGTTCTTCGCGACGCTGGACTGACAGTCAAGAATGAGGTGTCCTACGCGACAAACGCCTACTTTGTCGCAGCGCCGGAAGGCACCGGACAGAAGGTGTTTGCCATTGCCGCCAACCTGCTGAAGCGGGAAGATATCGAGTATTGCCACCCGGAACTCATCCGTCCGCGAGCCCGAAAGGGAATTTTTCCGCAGCAGTGGCATTTGAAGAAGACAGCTGTCAGCGGAGTGGTTGTTGACGCGCACGCGAATGTCGAGGCGGCGCATGAAATCACTCGCGGTGAAGACGTAACTATCGCCATTATTGACGACGGGGTAGATATCGATCATACGGAGTTCAGCGGCTCCGGCAAAGTCGTCGCTCCGCGAGATGCCTCCTTGCAAACAAACGACCCTCGGCCAAAAGATCCGTTTGGCAGTGGCCCGGAAGACGGTGAAAACCACGGCACTGCGTGCGCAGGAGTGGCGTGCGCCAACGGCTCGAACGGGGCGTCCGGCGTAGCGCCAAAGGCGCGATTAATTCCGATCCGGTTATCGTCCGGTTTGGGCTCGCAACGCGAAGCGGAGGCGTTTACGTGGGCTGCAGACAATGGGGCAGACGTCATTTCGTGTAGTTGGGGGCCTCCAGATGGCCGTTGGTGGAATCAGAATGATCCGCGACACCATCAAGCGTTTCCTCTCCCGGCCAGCACGAAGTTAGCTATTGACTATGCTGTTAACAATGGCCGCAGCGGCAAGGGTTGTGTCGTGCTGTTCGCCGCAGGAAACGGTAACGAGTCGGTGGACAATGATGGGTATGCTAGTTATTCGAAAGTGATTGCAGTGGCGGCGTGCAACGATCGCGGCGCGCGGAGCGTGTACAGCGACTTCGGCGCGGCAGTTTGGTGCGCTTTCCCGAGCAGCGATTTCGGCCATGCTCCATTTAATCACCCCGACCCACTGACCCCTGGCATCTGGACTACTGACAGATCTGGCAACGATGGTTACAATGTCGGCAACGCCGCTGGCGGGGACGTTGCAGGCGATTATACGAACAGCTTTGGCGGCACCTCCAGCTCCTGCCCAGGCGCTGCTGGGGTTGCGGCCCTGGTTTTATCGGTCAACCCGAACCTGAGGTGGCACGAGGTGAAGGACATATTCAGGCGGGCGTGCAACATGATTGACCCGCAGGGTGGAGGCTACGATACCTCCGGGCATAGCCTGAAGTATGGTTACGGACGGCTGAATGCGCGCACAGCCGTAGAACTGGCAATACCACAACCACAAAGCGGCGTTACGATCAGCCGCACGTTTGAAGCCCCGATTCCAGATCTGCAAACAGTATCCTTCACGCTGAACGTGGCGGACAACACGCCGGTTGAGACGCTGACTGTGGCGGTGGATTTGAAGCACACGTACATCGGTGACCTGGTCATCACATTGCAACCTCCAGCAAATACAGGAGTAAACCCGGTTATGCTGCATAACCGCGTCGGCGGGTCAACCAAAAACTTGAAGAAGACCTATGACGTAGCCACTACCCCAGCGCTTGCGGCATTTTCTGGCAAGAATTGCCAGGGAGCCTGGATCTTGCAGATTCAGGACGCGGCGGCACATGACTTCGGTCTATTGGTCTCGTTTTCTCTTGGTCTATCGTTCACGCATCAAGACTTTTCTCCTCGCGTTCCGGAACCGAAAACGGAGAAATAA
- a CDS encoding pentapeptide repeat-containing protein, translating to MEADQIWKRRIHIRETLSDRVLMREDFSNRRLVESSLQSFQVREGHCRYLRAQDTRLKNVSLDHVLCDKGHYQDCQWENFEARSSLFTASHFSGCTLEKTVGELSSFGLSTFHDCLLRESRFSEVAFSGSWWHACRFERENYFFVRFPSAVFIDTRFVECRLQKAIFRAATFIRCAFERCSLDDAVFHKARFIDTKWIDTDIRTAANLEEVRYD from the coding sequence ATGGAGGCGGACCAAATCTGGAAAAGGAGAATACATATCCGGGAAACCCTCTCTGACAGGGTTCTCATGCGGGAGGATTTTTCCAACAGGCGCCTGGTGGAGAGCTCTCTTCAATCCTTTCAAGTGCGGGAAGGGCATTGCCGTTATCTGCGGGCACAGGATACCCGTCTGAAGAATGTGTCCCTTGATCATGTTCTTTGCGATAAAGGGCACTATCAGGATTGCCAATGGGAAAATTTTGAGGCTCGAAGCTCCCTGTTTACTGCAAGCCATTTTTCGGGGTGTACACTGGAGAAGACGGTGGGAGAGCTGAGTTCGTTTGGTTTATCAACCTTTCACGACTGCCTACTCCGGGAATCAAGATTCAGCGAGGTTGCCTTCAGCGGTTCCTGGTGGCATGCCTGCCGGTTTGAGCGGGAAAATTATTTTTTTGTTCGTTTTCCTTCCGCAGTCTTCATTGATACCCGGTTTGTGGAATGTCGCCTTCAGAAGGCCATTTTTCGAGCGGCGACCTTTATCCGCTGCGCCTTTGAACGTTGTTCGCTTGACGATGCGGTATTCCATAAGGCCCGCTTCATAGATACGAAGTGGATTGATACCGATATCCGTACGGCAGCCAATCTGGAGGAAGTGCGCTATGACTAG
- a CDS encoding HEPN domain-containing protein encodes MQTRKEDLLDSATSFLKAADRCLSGCKAEEGIEMLTVPGAVCASFSCELFLKYILLVENGEEVRGHNLADLFKKCSKEIQTELIERNTSILAILERNNTQFVEARYHHEKDLISFCQQELLQAAELLSKYVAERYPKSKA; translated from the coding sequence GTGCAAACCCGAAAGGAGGACCTCCTAGATTCAGCCACAAGCTTTCTCAAAGCTGCTGATCGTTGCCTAAGCGGCTGCAAAGCAGAAGAAGGTATCGAAATGTTAACTGTTCCCGGAGCAGTATGCGCATCCTTCTCATGTGAATTGTTCCTTAAGTACATTCTTCTTGTTGAGAACGGTGAAGAGGTCAGAGGTCATAACCTTGCTGATCTATTCAAAAAATGCAGTAAGGAAATACAAACAGAACTTATTGAACGTAATACGAGTATTCTTGCAATACTTGAGAGAAACAATACACAGTTTGTCGAAGCAAGATATCATCACGAAAAGGATCTTATATCTTTCTGTCAGCAAGAATTGCTTCAGGCAGCCGAGCTTCTGTCAAAGTATGTAGCTGAAAGATATCCAAAAAGTAAAGCCTAA
- a CDS encoding ion transporter gives MSIAVKKPEKQGAKQKKQHNWQEFLYEIIFKVDTPAGKCFGIVVIITIVLSVATVIIHTVDTIDQKYGKALDRAEWVFTLLFTTEYLLRLICCKKRSSYACSFFGIVDLFAVLPTYISIFLPGSHVLLVIRILRVLRVFRVLKLVKYIGESDLLLDALQSSRRKITVFLFSVITIVVIFGSVMYVVETPANGFTSIPRSIYWAVVTLTTVGYGDITPKTTVGQALSMIIMVMGYGIIAVPTGIVTAEITSAMGHKKVSTNICESCGYRWHDDDAVYCKHCGMKL, from the coding sequence ATGAGTATAGCAGTTAAAAAACCTGAAAAACAAGGCGCAAAACAAAAAAAACAGCATAATTGGCAGGAGTTTCTCTATGAAATTATTTTCAAGGTGGATACTCCTGCCGGCAAATGCTTTGGTATCGTAGTAATAATAACGATTGTTTTGAGTGTTGCAACGGTAATTATCCACACGGTTGATACGATTGATCAAAAATACGGGAAAGCGCTGGATAGAGCCGAGTGGGTATTTACCCTGCTCTTTACCACGGAGTATTTATTGCGATTGATTTGTTGCAAAAAACGTAGCTCTTATGCGTGTAGTTTTTTTGGCATTGTGGATCTTTTTGCCGTTTTGCCCACATATATCAGTATTTTCCTCCCCGGCAGCCACGTTTTACTCGTAATACGAATCCTTAGAGTGCTCAGGGTTTTTCGTGTGCTGAAGCTTGTCAAGTATATTGGCGAGTCTGATTTGCTTCTGGATGCGTTACAATCAAGCCGTCGTAAGATCACGGTATTCCTGTTTTCCGTTATCACCATTGTTGTCATTTTTGGCTCTGTAATGTATGTTGTAGAGACTCCGGCAAATGGTTTTACCAGTATACCACGCAGTATTTACTGGGCCGTTGTAACTCTTACCACCGTTGGATATGGAGACATAACCCCAAAAACTACCGTTGGGCAAGCGTTATCTATGATCATTATGGTTATGGGGTATGGAATCATTGCTGTTCCCACAGGCATTGTCACTGCCGAAATTACCAGCGCTATGGGCCACAAAAAAGTTTCAACAAATATATGTGAGAGTTGCGGTTACCGGTGGCATGACGATGACGCTGTATATTGTAAACATTGTGGTATGAAATTGTAA
- a CDS encoding DUF2971 domain-containing protein — translation MKRITASQPVSAPLGSVQPHAPLLKVPHEGQLLYKVMTIENLLRSVGSNYLHFNRVDRYADLSSSDLYADPNDGRQLPKDQLTNSRVRFEKAPDFTVADYYDKTRARTYACCFSLENSDYIWEHYGNDSEKGKVCVVFEFGKLRTTINEKLRLGNAALEYNGIRCHQIFSVNYGIIEYVDWDAHEANTKRLPNPIIYTYLKDKNKFSEEKEFRISLSAVGMGKFVLNDGSTLIFPPSLHISFIFKLAIRGGTILQMLCAPNADINFLRAELNKLRIRVNIM, via the coding sequence ATGAAAAGAATTACTGCAAGCCAACCTGTTTCTGCACCTCTAGGGAGCGTTCAACCACATGCACCCTTGCTAAAAGTTCCACACGAAGGACAGTTACTTTATAAGGTAATGACCATAGAAAACTTACTCCGATCTGTCGGCAGTAATTACCTTCACTTTAACCGTGTTGATAGGTACGCTGATCTTTCAAGTTCGGACTTATATGCTGACCCAAATGATGGTCGGCAATTACCAAAAGATCAGTTGACTAATTCGCGCGTCAGGTTTGAAAAAGCTCCTGATTTCACAGTTGCAGACTATTATGATAAAACCCGGGCTAGGACATACGCTTGTTGTTTTTCCCTGGAGAACTCAGATTATATTTGGGAACACTACGGAAACGACAGCGAGAAAGGCAAAGTATGCGTCGTTTTTGAGTTCGGAAAATTGCGCACAACAATAAACGAGAAGCTTCGGCTTGGAAATGCTGCTCTTGAATATAACGGCATACGATGCCATCAGATCTTCTCGGTAAATTACGGAATTATTGAATACGTCGATTGGGATGCGCATGAAGCAAACACGAAAAGGTTACCCAACCCGATCATATACACCTATTTAAAGGACAAGAATAAATTTTCTGAGGAAAAGGAATTTCGCATTTCTCTATCAGCCGTGGGTATGGGGAAATTCGTCTTAAATGACGGTAGCACTTTGATCTTCCCGCCAAGCCTGCACATATCGTTCATTTTCAAGCTCGCGATTAGAGGCGGAACGATTCTACAAATGCTCTGTGCACCGAACGCTGACATCAATTTTCTTCGAGCAGAGTTAAACAAGCTTCGTATTCGAGTGAATATAATGTGA